From the genome of Amylibacter sp. IMCC11727:
AACTTCAATTGCATCCGCCCCGCCTTATTTGCCCCGTCATACAAAGCAGAGGATTGGGGCAGGATCACAGCAACCCGTTCGGAGCGCAGTAAAAAAGCGGGGATAGTTTTGGCCAAAATGGACCCAAGCCAGCGATATCGTTCTTCTGCGGTCACTGCATAAAGCGCGCGGTTGCCCGATGTTCCTGTTGATGCGCCAATGCTGACCCCATCAACGTCTCCACCCCCAGCAAAGGCGTCCCATCCCTGCGCAGCGGTGATCCTGCTCAGATTAAAGTCTTCAAACCGGTCCATAACTGTGGCTTTGTCGATCACTGGCAGGGCATCCAATCGAGGTGTTTCAGTCGCGTAAAACGCCACACGACCCAAATCGTTCTGCAACCAATGGTCCAGTTTGCGCTGCTGCCATTTCGCAAATGCAGGGCGCGACATGCGCGCCACCCGCAAAGCAGAGACATAGGCGCCAAGAGCCGACATAATTTGCTTCATTTGGGGTATTCCAAATCATATCGGGTCACATCAGGATCATGGCACAGCAGAACCGTACCACCCGCATCGGCAAAGGCTGCGACCCGTGCCGTGCTTTCCATGTGGGCTGCGCGATCCTCAGCCACCAAACTGGCGGGAAAGCGGGGTGACCTGCTATGCAGCGCCGATGTCACCCATTGTGTATCCGTGGCATATAGTAAGGGGCGATCTTCGCCATTAAAGCACAGGCCGAAATGCCCCTCCGCGTGGCCTGGCAATTCAACAGCCAAAACGCTTTGATCCCCGAAAATATCCCGCGCTGGGCCCAACCCAAGGGGCGCATCCACCGTCGGCTTTTGCGCTGTATCGTCCAACCGTTCCGTCATATCTGCTGGCAGCAATTCAGGGAAAATGCCTCGGTGCATGTTGGCCCAATGGCTCCGCCCCATCACAGTGGCATAGGTGGCCGCATCCGCAATCAACCGCGCCTGTGGAAATCGCGCTAGACAAGACACGTGATCCACATGGAAATGCGTTATGATCACCGCCGTTACATCATCAGGTGTATACCCCAAACGTGCCAGCGCGGTGGTCGGGTTACCCTCTGGCAATAATTCGGGTTTAAGCGCCCAAGCATAGGCGCGCAAACTGCGTGAGCGCCCAAGCGCAGTGATGGATTCCGCACTATAGCCCGCATCAATCAACACAATGCCTTCGGGCCGTTCAAGGATACCAACCCGCACGCGCAAAGGCAGAAACTCCTGCCAGCGACCGCCGCGCAGAACCAATCGCTCCCGTGTTGAAACGGTTGCCGTATTCGTAAACTTCGGCGTCATGTGGCCCATCCTGCAAAAGTTTCATCCAGCCCCTGATCGAACCGTATCTGCGGTGACCAGCCCAGCCTGTCACGCGCCTTTTCAATGTTGAGGCTTTGACG
Proteins encoded in this window:
- a CDS encoding MBL fold metallo-hydrolase — its product is MTPKFTNTATVSTRERLVLRGGRWQEFLPLRVRVGILERPEGIVLIDAGYSAESITALGRSRSLRAYAWALKPELLPEGNPTTALARLGYTPDDVTAVIITHFHVDHVSCLARFPQARLIADAATYATVMGRSHWANMHRGIFPELLPADMTERLDDTAQKPTVDAPLGLGPARDIFGDQSVLAVELPGHAEGHFGLCFNGEDRPLLYATDTQWVTSALHSRSPRFPASLVAEDRAAHMESTARVAAFADAGGTVLLCHDPDVTRYDLEYPK